Proteins encoded together in one Diceros bicornis minor isolate mBicDic1 chromosome 18, mDicBic1.mat.cur, whole genome shotgun sequence window:
- the DHRS11 gene encoding dehydrogenase/reductase SDR family member 11 isoform X1, protein MARAGMERWRDRLALVTGASGGIGAAVARALVQQGLKVVGCARTVGNIEELAAECKSAGYPGTLIPYKCDLSNEEDILSMFSAVRSQHSGVDICINNAGFARPDTLLAGSTSGWKDMFNVNVLALSICTREAYQSMKERKVDDGHIININSMSGHRVVPHSMTHFYSATKYAVTALTEGLRQELREAQSHIRATCISPGLVETQFAFKLYDKDPEKAAAGYEQIKCLKPEDVAEAVIYVLSTPPHVQIGDIQMRPTEQVT, encoded by the exons ATGGCCAGGGCCGGCATGGAGCGGTGGCGTGACCGGCTGGCACTGGTAACCGGAGCCTCGGGAGGCATTGGCGCGGCTGTGGCCCGGGCCCTGGTCCAGCAGGGACTTAAGGTGGTGGGTTGCGCCCGCACCGTGGGCAACATCGAG GAGCTGGCTGCCGAATGTAAGAGTGCAGGCTACCCCGGGACTTTGATCCCCTACAAATGTGACCTGTCAAACGAGGAGGACATCCTCTCCATGTTCTCGGCTGTCCGCTCTCAGCACAGCGGTGTGGACATCTGCATCAACAATGCTGGCTTCGCCCGGCCTGACACTCTGCTTGCAGGCAGCACCAGCGGTTGGAAGGACATGTTCAAT GTGAACGTGCTGGCCCTCAGCATCTGCACACGGGAAGCCTACCAGTCCATGAAGGAGCGGAAAGTGGACGACGGGCACATCATTAACATCAACAG CATGTCTGGCCACCGAGTGGTACCCCATTCCATGACCCATTTCTATAGTGCGACCAAGTATGCCGTCACTGCACTGACAGAGGGACTGAGGCAAGAGCTTCGGGAAGCCCAGTCCCACATCCGAGCCACG TGCATCTCTCCAGGACTGGTGGAGACACAATTTGCCTTCAAACTCTACGACAAGGACCCTGAGAAGGCAGCTGCCGGCTATGAACAAATAAAG TGTCTCAAGCCCGAAGATGTAGCTGAGGCTGTCATCTATGTTCTCAGCACACCCCCACATGTCCAG ATCGGAGACATCCAGATGAGGCCCACCGAGCAGGTGACCTAG
- the DHRS11 gene encoding dehydrogenase/reductase SDR family member 11 isoform X2 → MARAGMERWRDRLALVTGASGGIGAAVARALVQQGLKVVGCARTVGNIEELAAECKSAGYPGTLIPYKCDLSNEEDILSMFSAVRSQHSGVDICINNAGFARPDTLLAGSTSGWKDMFNVNVLALSICTREAYQSMKERKVDDGHIININSMSGHRVVPHSMTHFYSATKYAVTALTEGLRQELREAQSHIRATCISPGLVETQFAFKLYDKDPEKAAAGYEQIKCLKPEDVAEAVIYVLSTPPHVQPCAFRRSETSR, encoded by the exons ATGGCCAGGGCCGGCATGGAGCGGTGGCGTGACCGGCTGGCACTGGTAACCGGAGCCTCGGGAGGCATTGGCGCGGCTGTGGCCCGGGCCCTGGTCCAGCAGGGACTTAAGGTGGTGGGTTGCGCCCGCACCGTGGGCAACATCGAG GAGCTGGCTGCCGAATGTAAGAGTGCAGGCTACCCCGGGACTTTGATCCCCTACAAATGTGACCTGTCAAACGAGGAGGACATCCTCTCCATGTTCTCGGCTGTCCGCTCTCAGCACAGCGGTGTGGACATCTGCATCAACAATGCTGGCTTCGCCCGGCCTGACACTCTGCTTGCAGGCAGCACCAGCGGTTGGAAGGACATGTTCAAT GTGAACGTGCTGGCCCTCAGCATCTGCACACGGGAAGCCTACCAGTCCATGAAGGAGCGGAAAGTGGACGACGGGCACATCATTAACATCAACAG CATGTCTGGCCACCGAGTGGTACCCCATTCCATGACCCATTTCTATAGTGCGACCAAGTATGCCGTCACTGCACTGACAGAGGGACTGAGGCAAGAGCTTCGGGAAGCCCAGTCCCACATCCGAGCCACG TGCATCTCTCCAGGACTGGTGGAGACACAATTTGCCTTCAAACTCTACGACAAGGACCCTGAGAAGGCAGCTGCCGGCTATGAACAAATAAAG TGTCTCAAGCCCGAAGATGTAGCTGAGGCTGTCATCTATGTTCTCAGCACACCCCCACATGTCCAG CCTTGTGCCTTCCGCAGATCGGAGACATCCAGATGA